The genomic window GCTCTTCCTCACTCGTCGTGATCGTGTGCGCGTTCAGCAAGCCTCCATCCCCGCCCATTCCCGCGTTGTTAATCAGAATATCGAGCTTCCCAAACTTATCGGTAACATAGGCCGCCGCTGCTTTGCGGTCCGCCTCCTTGTTCACGTCAAGGACAACCGGATAGGCCTCGATCCCCTCCGCCTTGAGCGTTTCCGCGGCTTCCTCCGCAGACGGTAGGTTCCTTGCACCCACCACAACTGTGACGTTCTTCTGCCCAAGCTGACGTGCTGTCTCCAGTCCTATTCCACGATTGACACCCGTAATGCGCGCTACCTTTCTATCCTTCGACATCATGTCCCTCCTGCTTATTCGATTGGGTTTTGTTTCCTGAGTTTAATAAAACGACCAGTCGGATGTTTGGAAGGTTATACTTTTGCACACTTCCCTGTGGTGGAGCGAAAGAAATTGCTTAAAGAAGAAGCCTTGTTGTTCTGCTCCGGCTTTCGTTGCGAAGATACAATCATGGGTGAGTGGAACAAAGAAGAACTCGTAGTCCAGTCCCTGAAATGCGCGCGCCCTCCCAAAGCAATCCGCTCCCATCGTCACCGCTCTTCTTGCCTACCATGAGAACAACGGCTTTTTCAGCAAATAGGAAGATGTTTGACCGGGATCAGGCTTGGTCCGTCTCGCAGGTTGTGCGTACCGGCGTGGGGCGCGGTCCCAAAGGCCCCTCGTCGGCGGTTCGGTCCCGTCCCTGGCCACCACCTGCACCCCATCCCAAAGACCCCCATCCCTGGCCGCGCCGTGTCCGCTCATGTACGCTCATTTAGACTACTGACACCCGATGCCCGTGCAACCCAATCTCCATCTCGACACTCTCCGCACACTCGTGGTGGCCCAGGAGCTTGGAAGTCTGGCGCAGGCTGCTGAGCAGCTTGGCCGCACGCCCTCAGCAATCAGCCTGCAAATGAAACGCCTCCAGGACGACCTTGGCATGGTCCTCTTCCGCAAGCATGGGCGTAATTTAGCTCTGACGGAAAATGGCGTGGTTGTGCTCGATTATGCGCGTCGGATTCTTGCCCTCAACGATGAGCTGCTCGACATCATCCAGGGGGCGGCCCTTGCGGGCGAAATTCGCCTGGGGTGTGCGCAGGATTTCGCCTCACTTCTTCCGCCGGTCCTGTCGCAGTTTTCTTTACTTTATCCGCGCATGAAGATCGAGCTTCGCATTGAAGGCAATACCGCTCTTGCCGACGCGGTTGAGGCATCCCAGATTGATTTTGCAGTCGTCATCGGACAGGAAGGCCGCGCCGCAGCCCAGACCATAGGTCATCTTGACCTGATGTGGATTGCCGCATCAGGCTTTGCTT from Pseudacidobacterium ailaaui includes these protein-coding regions:
- a CDS encoding LysR substrate-binding domain-containing protein, giving the protein MPVQPNLHLDTLRTLVVAQELGSLAQAAEQLGRTPSAISLQMKRLQDDLGMVLFRKHGRNLALTENGVVVLDYARRILALNDELLDIIQGAALAGEIRLGCAQDFASLLPPVLSQFSLLYPRMKIELRIEGNTALADAVEASQIDFAVVIGQEGRAAAQTIGHLDLMWIAASGFALPQDQPLPLAALGPQCIFRKRMIQHLDERGIPYRIAATSPSLDGLWASLLGGLGVTARTALNLPDGLIASGSLSSLPELGKLPVTLQRGARSSSKAMDRMADLLLQSLQLALASRSNRKAHAHQNNSVIDISASPRRKRKLRSTMG
- a CDS encoding SDR family NAD(P)-dependent oxidoreductase, with amino-acid sequence MMSKDRKVARITGVNRGIGLETARQLGQKNVTVVVGARNLPSAEEAAETLKAEGIEAYPVVLDVNKEADRKAAAAYVTDKFGKLDILINNAGMGGDGGLLNAHTITTSEEELHRGCSRPISSR